In Torulaspora delbrueckii CBS 1146 chromosome 1, complete genome, one genomic interval encodes:
- the TDEL0A08040 gene encoding uncharacterized protein, whose amino-acid sequence MALVANFLYCGFLAGKNESFATNSLFALWLKYNKFTVQQSNHYPMGIAAVGVLATFTAALYVDRTGGKRHWQIGILISLILLVVSIMTLAAPLKNNVFFVAQYLSGASYAGQAIFFAWANTVCRNDIEERAIVLASMNMFSGAINAWWSIVFYPATTVPKFKRGCYAMIGTTIATAVVTALIVYLQKREARSHTVGPDKFLQGGTVTVIDGEALEENSLKVSVKKSASDKLHFIAD is encoded by the coding sequence ATGGCATTGGTGGCTAATTTTCTCTATTGTGGGTTTTTGGCGGGGAAAAATGAATCTTTCGCAACAAATTCTCTTTTTGCTCTTTGGCTAAAGTACAATAAATTTACTGTTCAACAAAGCAACCATTATCCAATGGGAATAGCTGCTGTTGGAGTCTTAGCCACGTTTACTGCTGCACTATACGTTGATCGTACAGGTGGAAAGAGACATTGGCAAATTGGTATACTGATAAGCTTGATATTGCTTGTTGTCTCAATCATGACTTTGGCGGCGCCATTAAAGAACAACGTCTTCTTTGTAGCTCAATACTTATCTGGTGCTTCATACGCCGGGCAAGCAATCTTCTTCGCCTGGGCAAATACTGTGTGCCGGAATGATATCGAGGAGAGAGCTATAGTGCTAGCGTCCATGAACATGTTCTCAGGTGCGATTAATGCTTGGTGGTCGATAGTGTTCTATCCTGCCACAACCGTACCAAAGTTTAAAAGGGGTTGCTACGCAATGATTGGTACCACGATTGCAACAGCCGTGGTTACAGCACTGATTGTTTACTTGCAGAAAAGAGAAGCCAGGTCCCATACAGTTGGTCCTGATAAGTTCTTACAAGGTGGTACTGTGACAGTCATAGATGGAGAAGCCTTGGAAGAGAACTCACTCAAAGTCAGTGTAAAAAAATCCGCTAGTGACAAGTTGCACTTTATCGCAGATTAG
- the TDEL0A08060 gene encoding uncharacterized protein, whose translation MTKQSYLDIAKEKRAARDSKFIKEWLLKADQLPGTGVKDVLNWPVSSGFLSAKEIEITESDFPTLAKHIKSKTWTAYDVTSAFCHRASIAHQLVNCLSEVFFEEGLARAKELDDIYARTGELVGAFHGIPISLKDNLNVKGQATTIGFVGFSFNPVEFEEDSCLVSMLRDMGAVFSFKTNVPVAMMMPDSINHIYGETVSPFNRDLSSGGSSGGECALGALLGRIYCGIGSDIGGSLRIPAALQNLFTLRPSSGRFPTLGSRSGLPGLESVASVNGPISTTLSNLELYCKTLVNEGKPWLHDPKCLEIPWRDTELPEKLVFGVLKDDGVVKPYPAISRAIDTTIASLKKAGHEVIEWEPLNHERLTAIVGEFFLSDGGKHCKEYAGLTGEPFFEYMKMYETAKNMGVAELWDLQVERTKLCKEYLERWNSTAYQTSSGRAIDAIIMPVSPYSGVEVGKFCYIGYTAVFNALDWSAGVIPVTRADKAVDVQDKSYTPRNVKDQATYDSFEAEKINGGAAAVQIVCKKLQEEKCVAIMKVVAKLLGTDTYWNKSL comes from the coding sequence ATGACAAAACAAAGCTACTTAGATATAGCCAAGGAGAAGAGAGCAGCCAGAGATTCCAAATTCATTAAGGAATGGCTTCTCAAGGCTGATCAGCTCCCTGGAACAGGAGTTAAAGACGTGCTAAATTGGCCGGTTTCTTCAGGGTTTCTCAGTGCCAAAGAGATTGAGATAACAGAAAGTGACTTTCCCACTTTAGCGAAACATATTAAGTCCAAGACCTGGACAGCCTACGATGTAACATCGGCCTTCTGTCACCGTGCATCGATTGCTCATCAACTGGTGAACTGCTTAAGTGAGGTTTTTTTCGAGGAAGGACTAGCAAGAGCAAAGGAATTGGATGACATCTATGCCAGAACTGGAGAGCTGGTAGGGGCATTCCATGGTATTCCTATATCTCTCAAGGATAATTTAAACGTGAAGGGACAAGCGACAACCATTGGGTTTGTTGgcttcagcttcaatccggttgaatttgaagaagattcgTGTCTTGTGTCTATGTTAAGAGACATGGGGGCGGTTTTCTCCTTTAAAACCAACGTACCTGTAGCAATGATGATGCCCGACTCAATCAACCACATATATGGAGAGACGGTTAGCCCATTCAACAGAGACTTGAGTAGCGGCGGTAGCTCAGGCGGCGAATGTGCTCTTGGAGCACTTTTGGGGCGTATATACTGTGGTATAGGCTCTGATATTGGTGGCTCGCTAAGAATTCCTGCGGCTTTGCAGAACCTATTCACCCTGAGACCTTCTTCCGGCAGGTTTCCAACACTTGGAAGCCGCTCTGGACTTCCAGGCCTGGAATCTGTAGCTAGTGTCAACGGACCGATCTCTACAACcttatcaaatttggaattaTACTGCAAGACGCTGGTCAATGAAGGCAAACCCTGGTTGCATGACCCAAAATGTCTAGAGATCCCCTGGAGGGATACTGAGCTCCCCGAAAAATTGGTCTTTGGtgttttgaaggatgatgGCGTGGTAAAGCCATACCCAGCAATTTCTAGAGCAATCGATACAACTATAGCGAGCCTGAAGAAGGCTGGCCATGAAGTGATCGAGTGGGAACCTTTGAATCATGAACGCCTAACGGCCATAGTTGGGGAGTTCTTTTTGAGTGATGGTGGTAAACATTGTAAAGAGTATGCGGGTTTAACAGGTGAACCTTTCTTTGAATATATGAAAATGTACGAAACTGCGAAGAATATGGGTGTAGCAGAGTTATGGGATCTTCAAGTGGAGCGCACAAAGCTCTGTAAAGAATATTTAGAAAGGTGGAATTCTACTGCCTACCAAACCTCATCTGGAAGAGCCATTGACGCAATTATTATGCCAGTCAGCCCTTACTCTGGAGTTGAGGTCGGAAAATTCTGTTACATTGGCTACACCGCAGTTTTCAATGCTTTAGATTGGTCTGCAGGGGTAATTCCAGTTACAAGGGCAGATAAGGCCGTCGACGTTCAGGATAAATCTTACACACCTCGCAATGTAAAAGACCAGGCCACTTACGATTCatttgaagctgaaaaaattaATGGAGGCGCTGCGGCTGTCCAAATTGTTTGCAAGAAGCTTCAAGAGGAAAAGTGTGTAGCAATAATGAAAGTGGTAGCTAAGTTGTTGGGTACCGACACTTATTGGAACAAAAGTTTGTGA
- the TDEL0A08050 gene encoding uncharacterized protein: MSSDCLEVEQKDSKCYSDSPRAQFSSLSWPARIKAVFWGNPPEDMAERKLLLKIDLLVMSFVCLNYWINYVDRSNIANAYISGMKEDLNMTGDDFNVINTVFYVGYIVSMVPNNIMLLKVPPRYWLSFCCFAWAMLTLGFYKVTSYKQMCVIRFFQACFESSTFAGTHLILGSWYKEHEINTRSATFTSSGLIGIIFSGFMQGAIYTSMDGKRGLAGWRWLFIIDFLITLPICFMAFYAFLAVQTI; the protein is encoded by the coding sequence ATGTCTTCAGATTGTCTAGAAGTAGAACAAAAAGATTCGAAATGTTATTCGGACTCTCCAAGAGCCCAATTCTCTTCGTTATCATGGCCTGCACGGATTAAGGCTGTATTCTGGGGTAATCCTCCCGAAGATATGGCCGAGAGGAAGctgcttttgaagatcgaTTTACTAGTTATGTCTTTTGTGTGTTTGAACTATTGGATCAACTACGTTGATAGATCGAATATAGCAAATGCTTACATTTCGGGGATGaaggaagatttgaatATGACAGGCGATGACTTCAACGTCATCAACACGGTTTTTTACGTGGGATATATTGTGTCTATGGTTCCTAACAACATTATGTTGTTGAAGGTTCCACCCCGCTACTGGCTTTCCTTCTGTTGTTTTGCTTGGGCGATGCTTACGTTGGGTTTCTATAAAGTTACCTCGTATAAGCAAATGTGTGTTATCAGGTTTTTTCAAGcatgctttgaaagctcGACATTTGCAGGAACTCACCTTATTTTGGGATCTTGGTATAAGGAGCATGAGATCAACACAAGGAGTGCGACATTTACAAGCAGTGGTCTGATTGGCATAATATTTTCAGGATTTATGCAAGGAGCAATCTACACCTCCATGGATGGCAAGAGAGGATTAGCAGGATGGAGATGgcttttcatcattgattTTCTAATAACTCTCCCAATCTGTTTTATGGCCTTTTATGCTTTCCTGGCAGTCCAGACAATATGA